The nucleotide window CAGAACTATGCCTGGGGTCAGGACTCCTGGGCGGACTTCGAGAACGCCATGAAGACCCTCAAGCCTGGCATCGAGGTGAAGACCTCGCAGATGCCGAAGCTTTTTGCGGGTCAGTTCGGCGCCGAAATCACCACGCTTCTCGGTAGTGGGGCGGAGGTGATCCATTCCAGCATGTGGGGCGGCGATCTTGAGGGCCTCGTGCTGCAGGGCGCACCGCGTGGCCTGTTCGAGAAGCACAAGGTGGTGCTGTCAGCCGGCGAACCGGCCATCAACAGGCTGGGCACGCGGATTCCGGACGGAACCATTCTGGGGGCGCGTGGTCCGTTTGGGCCGTTCGCACCGGACACCGATCTCGCGCGCTGGCTGAAGACCACCTACCAGGACCGCTACCACGTCCCGCCGAACTATGCGTCCTTCAAGATGACGCAGGCAATCCTCAGCGTGAAGGCGGCCTACGAGAAGGCCAAGGGCAGCGGCAATGCGGCACCCGACCAGGACAAGATCATCGCTGCGCTCGAGAACCTGACCTTCGAAGGCCCCGGTGGGCCGGTGAAGATGGCGCTCGGCAAGGGCCACCAGGCGATCATGGACGCCGCCGTCGGCACGACCAAGGTCGAGGGCGGTGAGCTCAAGATCGTGGATGTCGCACGCTATTCCGCGGACAAGGTGAACCCACCCGACGGCATGAAAAGCGAAACCTGGATCAAGTCTGGCCTCAAGAAATAACAATCAGGGGCGGCAGTCCTGCGGGCTGCCGCCGCTTGGCTTCAGATGAGCAGCATCCTGCCCATTGCCTTCGACGGCATCGCCTATGCGTCCTGGCTGTTCCTGATCTCGGCCGGGCTGACGCTGATCTATGGCGTCATGCGCATCCTCAACGTGGCCCATGGCAGCCTCTATGCCCTGGGCGCCTATGCAGCCTGCTCGCTTGCCGGCGCATGGCTCGGTGGCGGACTGCCGGCGGCCGGCAGCTTCGCCATGCTGCTGCTCGCGGCCGTCCTCGTCGGCTCCCTCGTCGGTCCGCTGATCGAGCGTGGCCTGCTGCAGTGGATGTACGGCAAGGACGAGGTGGTGCTGGTGCTGGTCACCTATGCTGTCTTCCTGATCATGGAGGACGTGATCAAGCTGGTGTGGGGCGTGGACTCGTTGCTGCTGCCCGAGCCCTACGCGTTGCCCGGAAATTTTCAGCTCGGCGGCCTGCCTTATCCCGTCTACAACGTAGTGCTGATCGCATTGGCGCTGGCGACCGGGCTCGCCCTTGCCTGGGCGCTCTATCGCACGCGCCAGGGCAAGCTGCTGCTCGCCGTCATCCACGACCGTGAGATGAGCATGGCCATGGGCATCAACGTGAGCCGGGTCTATCTCGCCACCTTCGCCGTCGGTGCGACGCTGGCGGCGCTCGGCGGGGCATTCACGGCGCCGACGATAGCCGTGACGCCCGGCATCGGCGTGGAGGTGATCGTGCTCGCCTTCGCGGTGGTGGTGATCGGCGGTCTCGGCAGTCTCGGCGGAGCGGCGCTCGGCGCGCTTCTGGTCGGCCTCGTCCGCTCGGCCACGGTGCGCTACTGGCCGGAGGCCGAGCTGTTCTCCATCTACGCCGTGATGGCCATGGTGCTCATTGCGCGCCCGAAGGGACTGTTCGCGGCGCAGGAGGCGCGCAAGATATGAAGGCTGCAATTGTCGCAATCGCTTCCCTCGTCGCGCTGACAGGGTTGGCTCTGCTCTCGCCGCAATGGCTGGTGTTCATGGCCATGCTGGCGCTCGCCAAAGGCGTGGTGGTGCTGGGGCTTCTTGTGCTGATGCGCACCGGGCTCGTGTCGTTCGGCCAGGGGCTGTACTTCGGCATCGGCGCCTATGCGGCTGCCCTCCTCTCGCATCATCTGCATGTTGCCGATGCGGCCGTAATGCTGCTCGCAGGCGCCGCTGCCGCCGGGTTGGTAGCCGCTCTGCTGGGCCTGCTGCTCGCCAGGTATCGCGACATCTTCTTTGCCATGCTGTCGCTGGCATTTTCGATGATCCTGTACGGCGTGCTGGTGAAGAGTGCCGCGCTCGGCAGCACGGACGGGTTCAACCTGCATGCGCGCACGTTCTTCGGAGTTGCCTTGGCGTCCGGCGCGGAGCGGCGGGTGTTTCTCATTGCAGGCGCGGTCTGTGCAGTGGTTGCGGCGCTATTGGTGCACCGGCTGCTGGGTGGACACTGGGGGCGATTGGCCACCGGCGTGCGCGACAACGAGCTGCGGGTGGCCTATCTCGGCGCCTCACCCTACCGCGTGGTTTACGTCAACTATCTGATCGCGGGTGCCCTTGCGGGCCTGGGCGGCGCCCTCGCGGCACTCGCGGTCGGCCATGTCGATCCCGAGATGACGTATTGGACGACCTCAGGCGAGTTCGTGTTCATCGCCATCCTGGGCGGCATCCAGAGCATTCTGGCCCCCTTCGTGGCGGCCACCATCTTCGAGGCTCTGCGCATGATTGCCAGCCAGTACGCGCCCAACGTGTGGCAGATGTCGCTCGGCCTTGCCATGCTGACCATCATCATGTTCTTGCCGGCTGGCCTATGGACGCTCGCCGAGCGGCGGCGGAGGTCCGCATGAGGGCGGTGCTGACTGCACAAGGGTTACAGAAGAGCTTCGGCGCCGTGAGGGCAGCGACCGATATCAGCCTGACGTTCGATCCCGACACCGTCGTCAGCCTGATCGGTGCCAACGGTGCCGGCAAGACGACCTTTCTCAACATGGTGACGGGCTATCTCAGGCCCGACAGCGGGCAAATCCTGTTCGGCGAACGCGACATCGTGGGCTTGAGCCCGCGTCAGATTACCAAGCTCGGCATCTCGCGCTCGTTTCAGATACCGCAGCTCTTCAATTCGCTGAGCGTTCGCGAGAATCTGCTGCTCGCCGAGAGTATCGCCGCGACTGACAATCCGCAGGCCGCGACCGATGAGGCGCTGACGCGGTTCGAGCTCGCTCCCTATGCTGCGCAGAAGGCCGGCCTGTTGCCCGAAGGAATCCGCAAGCTGCTCGACGTTTCCATGGCCCTGTCCAGCCGCTCCAAGCTGCTCCTGCTCGACGAGCCGACGAGCGGCGTCTCTGCCGACGAGAAGTTCGCCATCATGGACGTCGTGATGGGCGCGGCGCGTATCGCCGGGGTGACGGTGATCTTCGTCGAGCACGATATGGACATCGTGGCGCGATTTGCCGGGCGCGTGGTGGCGTTCTACGACGGCGGCATCATCGCGGACGGATCGCCCGACACCGTGCTGCGCGCAGAGAACGTGCGCCGCTACGTGATCGGCGAGGAGATCCCCCATGCTGCGGCTTGAGGGCGTCTCCGTGTCGATCGGGGCGGTGGCGATTTTGCGTGGCGTCGATCTCGAGGTCAGCGCAGGGGAGTTCGCCGGCCTGATCGGGCGCAATGGCGCAGGAAAGACCACCCTGTTGCGCACCATCATGGGGCTGCAGGCGCCGGCGTCCGGACGGCTCGACTTCGAGAGCCAAGAGCTGGCGGACTTGCCGACCTATCGTCGCGCAGGGCTCGGCATCGGCTACATGCCAGAGGACCGGCGGCTGGTACCGGGCCTGTCGGCGGAGGAGAACATCCTGCTGCCTGCCTGGGCCGCGGACGCGGACGACGCAAAGGTGCAGCTCGCGCACATCTACAACACCATCCCGGAGCTGACGACCTTGCGCGCGCGCAAGGCCCTGCAGCTCTCGGGCGGCCAGCAGAAGCTGGTGGCCCTGGGTCGGGCGATGATGGCGGGACGCAAGCTTCTCTTGCTGGATGAGCCGTTCGAGGGCGTGGCGCCGGTGCTGGCCCGGCGCCTGGCCGAGGTGATCTCGGGGCTGCGCAAGTCCGGATTGTCGGTGATTCTCGCCGAATCAAGCATGACGCACGCGCATGGCCTGCTCGATCGCGTGTTCACCATTGACCGCGGGTCGGTAGGCGTGAGGAGTTGACGAGGAACGCACACGCCGGCACTGCGAGCGGCACCAACGAATTCTGCTCCAAGTCCAATCTCTCGGAGTGTCCGTTTTGCTCGCGCTAGAGCGTTAGCCCATCTGACTGAATCGTCGGGGATTCACAAATCAGCGTTTTAGTGATTCAAGCTGGTCGCCGGACTGGAGGCCGGCGGGCATGGCGAAACCGCTGTCGATGGATCTTCGCGAACGTGTGCTTGCCTGTATTGGAGGCGGCGTTTCAGGCCGGCAGGCTGCTGAGCGATTTGGCGTCAGCGCGGCGAGTGTAAGCCGCTGGCGAACGCGCGAGCGGGAGCAAGGCGATGCCCAGCCGAGAGCTCAGGGCGGCGATCGCAAGTCCCACCGGATTGATGCCCATCATGCGACGATCGTGGCTCTGCTCAAGGCCTCACCCGACATCACCATCGAGGAATTGCGTGATAGCTTGAGCAAACAAGGCCTGTCCTTTGGTTATGGCACGATCCGACGCTTCTTCGAGCGGCACAAGATCACGCGTAAGAAAAGACCGCCCATGCCACAGAGCAAGATCGCCCGGATGTCTTGACGCGACGCCAGACCTGGCGCGAGAGCCAGGGCAAGCTCGACCGGGATCGGCTCGTCTTCATCGACGAGACCTGGGCATCGACCAACATGGCGCGAACACATGGTCGATGTCTGCGCGGAGAACGCCTGCGGGCCAGCGTTCCTCACGGCCACTGGAAAGCAACAACCTGCGTCGCCGCCCTCACCACGCGCGGCACCATCGCGCCCTGGGTGCTCGATGGTCCCATCAATCGCGATGCCTTTGAAACCTACATCGAAAAGGTGCTCGTCCCCGAGCTCCCGGACGACGCTATTGTCATCATGGACAACCTCTCCAGCCACAAAGGGGGCCCCGCATACGTGAGATGATCGAGGCAACCCGATCGAAAACGCCTTCGCCAAGCTCAAAGCAAGCTTGCGAAAGGCCGCCGAACGTACCGTCGGCGGCCTTTGGGACGCTATCGGGCGCACCGTCGACACCTACACGCCAGCAGAATCCACAAACTACTTCACCGCCGCCGGCTACTTGCAACCTGATAGGCTAACGCTCTAGCGTGCCTTGATAGTCCGCCAGATGTCACCGCTTTTTTGCGATATCCAACTACTCGTCGAATGTTGCCGAGCAAGTTCAAAATCGCGGAGACGCAACGCCCGATCTCTGCGAAACGGCACCCAAAACGCAAAAGGCGATCCTTCCGGATCGCCTGCGCCGACATCACAAGAATCGGTGCTGCAGGGGGCTCGCAAATTCCCAAGCTGGCTTGCACAACGAGTTCACTGGTGAGTCTTAGATGGCGCTCTCTAGCGACGAACGACAAACCAATGAATTCAAGGCAGAGTGTTTGGGTAAGAAACGCCTCATTGTTTTTTCAAGCCGTTTCAGAATGCTCTCGCGTGCAGCAGCCAAGGAGCCTAAGTTCCAGGTGGTGAGAGAAAAGCGGAGGGCATGCTTCCACCTGATAGACTCGGCGCTACCTTAACTCGGGGTTCTGCCCAAACCATTTTTGGTCAGCGCGGCGGCGGGGGCGGCACTTCACCCTTCTCGAACCGAGACTTGATGTCCTCAATGTGCCCCCGATCATAGCTCTTGAGGTTGAGCTCTTCGGTCCGCGCATCGGCCCAGCGCTCGTCGACCGTCGCCGTCTTGTAGAAGAGGTAGTGCGCCGCGAGCAAAGGGCTGGTCACGAGCAGCGGCCAGAACGCCCACCAAGGCCGCCCCGTGAGAAAGTTCAGCCCGTTGAGGATGAGATTCGCGGACACGAAAAACCACACGTGCCAGAGGAAGTAGCGCACCAGCCAGCGATAGACGGGCGCAAGACGAGCGCGCCATGAGGATGCGGGGGATGCGGATTCGGGCGGGCCGGCCGCCGGGCTCGTCATCGGTTCATCTCCGCGCACCTCATTGCGGCGGCATGTCCGGATAGGTCCTGACGATCGCGAGCACGCGCCAACTGTAGCGCAGCCACAGCAGCACGATCACGGTCAGCAGTACCTTGTCGCCCGTGCCGAGGTTTGGATGAAAGCCATACAGCACAAAGTAGATCAGCGCCGCGACGGGTGCACTGGCGCAGAAACTCGCCGCCCACGGGTGCCGGGTCGTGCCGAAGATCAGGGCGGCGCCGACCACCGCAAGCGCATAGACCGGCACGCCCAGCGCGCCGCCGTGCGGCAGCTCGGTCGACATTGCCGCAACGCCGACCACTGAGAACAATACGCCCATGAACAGCGTGTAGGCGAATAGCTCATAGCGCGCCTGCGTCTGCGTCATTCGCGTCACCGGCACGAAATATGGCGTCTTGACGTCGTCAAACACGTATCGCTTGAACAGCTTTTCCCAGTCCAGGTTGTTGTTGCTCATGATCTCCTGCCGGACCAGATCCGCGGGCAGCTGAGTGATCGCGGCAGCACTCTACTCCGCCGCGTCCGCCTTCTCCGCAAGGGCTGGAGGAATCTCAGGTTCGGACACGACATCCTCCAGCGTCAGGCGCTGTTTACCTTCTACCCTGGTGCCGGCCTCTTCCGGCCATTCCAGCGTCATCAGCGAGAAGCGTCGCGTGCGCTCACCCCACAGCACCATCACCACCTGCAGCCACACGGAAAAGCCTGCGATGGCCGCAACAATCAGTCCCGCCACCAAGACGCTCTTGATGATCCAGCGGTGGGTCAACCCGACGGTCGAGGCCGAGATCTCGCCGGTGAGGAATGACTGATGGGCATAGGAGACGGCGAACCAGATGACGACGAGGAGATAGGGGATCATGAAGCATGTGAGCCCCAGGAACTCCAGCCACGCCTGCTTGCGGAATCCGAGACGGTTGCGCACGAGGTCGACGCGCACATGCGTGTTGTAGATCGTGCCGAAGCCGAGCGCCAAAGCGAACAGCGCGGTGTGGAAGTGCCACTCCATCTCCTGCAGCAGAGTCGACTCGAACATGCGGCCGAAGTGCTCGACGAGCCAGAGCTGAGCGCCCTGCATCCTTCCGCCCGGACCCACCCAGACAAGCTTGCGGATCACCACGTCGATGACGGTGACGAGGACGAGCGGGACGATCAACCAGGCCGCGCAGCGGCCGACCAAATCGACGAAGCTGCGCAGCCTGTCGCTCAAACCAAGGGCCAGTGGTGTTCCGTGCGTCTCTCGAGTGACCTGCTTGTGCATTGGCACATCCCTGTATCAACCACCGGAAATGGGAGTGAGTTCAGTCATAAGTACGGCGCATCAGCCAAAGGGCGATCTCCGGCCACAGCATGACAGCGATGAGCGCCAGCAGTTGCAGCAGAACGAACGGCACGATGCCCTTGTAGATACTCTCGATCTTGATCTCCTTGGGCGCAATGCCTTTGAGATAGAATAGCGCAAAGCCGAAGGGTGGGGTCAGGAACGACGTCTGCAAGTTGACCGCCATCAGGATGGCAAACCAGTACACCACGTCGGCCTTCGCGATGTGCTCGCCGAAGTCGAGCCCCGCAATCAGCGGCGCAAAAACCGGGAGCACGATCAGCGTGATCTCAATCCAGTCGAGGAAGAATCCGAGGAAGAACACAATCCCGAGAATGAGGATCAGGAGTCCCCAATCGGTCAATCCCGCCGACGTGATCAGCTTCTCGACGATGTCGTCGCCGCCGAGCGAGCGATAGACATAGGCGAAGCAGGTGGCGCTGATGATGATGAAGAAGACCATCGCGACGGTGCGCGCGGTGGCCACACACGTCTCCGACAGCATCCCGACGTTGAGCCGGCCCGCGAACAGCGCAAGCAGCAACGCCCCGAAGGCGCCGACGGCGCCCGCCTCGCTCGGTGCGGCCCAGCCGAACAGGATCGAGCCCTTGATCATGCCGATCAGGAACACCGGCGGAAAGAATGCCTTCATGAGCAGGGGCACCAGCTTGCCCTTCGGTACCACCAGCATTTCCGGCGGCAACGGTGGCGCGAGCCTGGGATTGATCAATGCCGCGAGGTAGACGAACAGCAGATAGAGCGCCGCCAGCGACAGGCCGGGTCCGATCGCCGCCATGAACAGGTTGCCGACCGACACGCCGAGCAGGTCGGCCATGATGATCAGCATAATGCTTGGCGGGATGAGAATGCCGAGCGTCCCCGACGCCGCGATCGTGCCGCAGGCCAGCGCATGGCTGTAACCCTGACGCATCATGGTGGGCAGCGCGAGCGCCGTCATCATCGTCACCGAGGCGCCGATGATGCCAGTCATGGCGGCAAGGATGGTGCCCATGATTGTCACGCCCAGCGCCAAGGCGCCGGGCACGCGCTTGAGCAGCACCTGCACGCAGTAGAGCAGATCGTTGGCGATGCCGCTCCGCTCCATGACCACCCCCATGAAGATGAAGGTGGGCACGGCGACCAGCACCAGATTCTCGGCGGCCTGGCCCCAGATGCGCGGCACGAAATTGAAGAACTCGATAAGTTGAAAGACGCCGAGGAAGTACCCGATCAGTCCGAACAGCAGCGCTACCCCGCCGAGAATGAAGGCGACCGGGTAGCCGCTGAACAGCAGGGTGGCCAATGTCAGGAACATCAGGATCGGCAGGAAATCCTGCACGAGGTAGAGGAGCTCGCGTCGCTGCTCCAATGGCAGGCTGGCGATCAACGTCGCGAGCGTTGCGAGCGCAGCCAGTATCAACAGCGGAATACCGAACGCGATCAACCGCCGATCGACGCGGCTCTGCTCCTGCAGGGACATCCTATCACCTCAGCGAGTCCGAAGTCGGTGTGATGCTGAGCCGCGCGCAGACGGATCAGCATCGATGCTCGTGTTCAGGGATGCAACCGCCCTGCCCTATTCTTTCTGATAGGTCGGCTTGAGTACCTGGGATTCACCCCAGATTGCATACTTCTTGCGGAAATCGAGGTAGTGGTCGGCAACCTTCTTGAATATCGGATCGTTTGCCGACTCCTCCTTGATCACCTCCAGCCACGCCTTCTCGAACGCGGCCAGCGTGCCGTCCGGCCAGCGCTTCACCTGTACGCTGTACTTGTCTTTCATCTCCTGCATGACCTGGAACTGCTGTGCTTCGGTCTCGGCGTAGGTGTAAGCAACCTGCGCCTGGGCCGCGACCTGGATCATCGCCTTGTAGTTGTCGGGCAGCGCTTCATAGGCCTTCTTGTTCATCAGGAACTCGCTGCACGAGACCTGCTGGTGCCAGCCCGGGAAGTAGTTGAACTTGGCGATCTTGTGGAAGCCGAGCTGGATATCCATCTTCGGCATCGAGAATTCGGTCGCATCGATAACGCCGCGCTCAAGCGCGGGGAAGATGTCCGCCGCCGCAAGGAGCTGGGTCGAGACGCCCATCTTCTGCATCACCTTGGCGCCGAGGCCGAAGAAGCGCATCTTCATCCCGCGCATTTCCTCCAGCGATTTGATCTCGCCGCGGAACCACCCCGAGGTCTCCGGACCAATGCAGAAGCAGTCGAAGGCGATCAGGTCGTGCTTGGCGTAGATCTCGTCACGAAGCTGGTTGCCGCCGCCGAACCACTTCCATGCGAGAAACTCGCCGAAGCTCGGGCCGAAGGGAACGGTGGTGAAGAAGGCGAGCGCCGGATACTTGCCGGTGTGATAGCCCGGCGTCGTCCAGCACGATTCGACGGACCCCTTCGATACGGCGTCGAAGCATTCCAGCGCCGGAACCAGCGCACCCGGTTCGAAAAACTTGATCTCGAACTTTCCTCCGGACATGCGCTCGATGTCCTTGCTGAAGCGCACGCCTGACGGCCCGAGATGCGGCAACTGGCTGCCGAACGTGCTTTGCATTCTCCAGCGGATGCGCTCCTGCGCGTTGGCGT belongs to Bradyrhizobium icense and includes:
- a CDS encoding ABC transporter substrate-binding protein yields the protein MRPLSSFGLRAALAAFVFLLAVPASLAQQPLKVGIVTFLSGPAAGPFGVPARNAAELTAESLNAGTVPAPYSQKGFGGTPIELVIIDEAGGPQKQVAEYRNLVPRVDIVIGYISSGDCLAIAPVAEEQKKLTVLFDCGTPRIFEDASYKYVFRTGPTGTMDNVSVALYLVERTPNVKSIAGLNQNYAWGQDSWADFENAMKTLKPGIEVKTSQMPKLFAGQFGAEITTLLGSGAEVIHSSMWGGDLEGLVLQGAPRGLFEKHKVVLSAGEPAINRLGTRIPDGTILGARGPFGPFAPDTDLARWLKTTYQDRYHVPPNYASFKMTQAILSVKAAYEKAKGSGNAAPDQDKIIAALENLTFEGPGGPVKMALGKGHQAIMDAAVGTTKVEGGELKIVDVARYSADKVNPPDGMKSETWIKSGLKK
- a CDS encoding branched-chain amino acid ABC transporter permease — encoded protein: MSSILPIAFDGIAYASWLFLISAGLTLIYGVMRILNVAHGSLYALGAYAACSLAGAWLGGGLPAAGSFAMLLLAAVLVGSLVGPLIERGLLQWMYGKDEVVLVLVTYAVFLIMEDVIKLVWGVDSLLLPEPYALPGNFQLGGLPYPVYNVVLIALALATGLALAWALYRTRQGKLLLAVIHDREMSMAMGINVSRVYLATFAVGATLAALGGAFTAPTIAVTPGIGVEVIVLAFAVVVIGGLGSLGGAALGALLVGLVRSATVRYWPEAELFSIYAVMAMVLIARPKGLFAAQEARKI
- a CDS encoding branched-chain amino acid ABC transporter permease, which codes for MKAAIVAIASLVALTGLALLSPQWLVFMAMLALAKGVVVLGLLVLMRTGLVSFGQGLYFGIGAYAAALLSHHLHVADAAVMLLAGAAAAGLVAALLGLLLARYRDIFFAMLSLAFSMILYGVLVKSAALGSTDGFNLHARTFFGVALASGAERRVFLIAGAVCAVVAALLVHRLLGGHWGRLATGVRDNELRVAYLGASPYRVVYVNYLIAGALAGLGGALAALAVGHVDPEMTYWTTSGEFVFIAILGGIQSILAPFVAATIFEALRMIASQYAPNVWQMSLGLAMLTIIMFLPAGLWTLAERRRRSA
- a CDS encoding ABC transporter ATP-binding protein, coding for MRAVLTAQGLQKSFGAVRAATDISLTFDPDTVVSLIGANGAGKTTFLNMVTGYLRPDSGQILFGERDIVGLSPRQITKLGISRSFQIPQLFNSLSVRENLLLAESIAATDNPQAATDEALTRFELAPYAAQKAGLLPEGIRKLLDVSMALSSRSKLLLLDEPTSGVSADEKFAIMDVVMGAARIAGVTVIFVEHDMDIVARFAGRVVAFYDGGIIADGSPDTVLRAENVRRYVIGEEIPHAAA
- a CDS encoding ABC transporter ATP-binding protein: MLRLEGVSVSIGAVAILRGVDLEVSAGEFAGLIGRNGAGKTTLLRTIMGLQAPASGRLDFESQELADLPTYRRAGLGIGYMPEDRRLVPGLSAEENILLPAWAADADDAKVQLAHIYNTIPELTTLRARKALQLSGGQQKLVALGRAMMAGRKLLLLDEPFEGVAPVLARRLAEVISGLRKSGLSVILAESSMTHAHGLLDRVFTIDRGSVGVRS
- a CDS encoding 2TM domain-containing protein, coding for MTSPAAGPPESASPASSWRARLAPVYRWLVRYFLWHVWFFVSANLILNGLNFLTGRPWWAFWPLLVTSPLLAAHYLFYKTATVDERWADARTEELNLKSYDRGHIEDIKSRFEKGEVPPPPPR
- a CDS encoding TRAP transporter small permease subunit; the protein is MHKQVTRETHGTPLALGLSDRLRSFVDLVGRCAAWLIVPLVLVTVIDVVIRKLVWVGPGGRMQGAQLWLVEHFGRMFESTLLQEMEWHFHTALFALALGFGTIYNTHVRVDLVRNRLGFRKQAWLEFLGLTCFMIPYLLVVIWFAVSYAHQSFLTGEISASTVGLTHRWIIKSVLVAGLIVAAIAGFSVWLQVVMVLWGERTRRFSLMTLEWPEEAGTRVEGKQRLTLEDVVSEPEIPPALAEKADAAE
- a CDS encoding TRAP transporter large permease, with protein sequence MSLQEQSRVDRRLIAFGIPLLILAALATLATLIASLPLEQRRELLYLVQDFLPILMFLTLATLLFSGYPVAFILGGVALLFGLIGYFLGVFQLIEFFNFVPRIWGQAAENLVLVAVPTFIFMGVVMERSGIANDLLYCVQVLLKRVPGALALGVTIMGTILAAMTGIIGASVTMMTALALPTMMRQGYSHALACGTIAASGTLGILIPPSIMLIIMADLLGVSVGNLFMAAIGPGLSLAALYLLFVYLAALINPRLAPPLPPEMLVVPKGKLVPLLMKAFFPPVFLIGMIKGSILFGWAAPSEAGAVGAFGALLLALFAGRLNVGMLSETCVATARTVAMVFFIIISATCFAYVYRSLGGDDIVEKLITSAGLTDWGLLILILGIVFFLGFFLDWIEITLIVLPVFAPLIAGLDFGEHIAKADVVYWFAILMAVNLQTSFLTPPFGFALFYLKGIAPKEIKIESIYKGIVPFVLLQLLALIAVMLWPEIALWLMRRTYD
- a CDS encoding TRAP transporter substrate-binding protein; this translates as MSRSLLRLGLMGLSALSFSAVTLAATVTDANAQERIRWRMQSTFGSQLPHLGPSGVRFSKDIERMSGGKFEIKFFEPGALVPALECFDAVSKGSVESCWTTPGYHTGKYPALAFFTTVPFGPSFGEFLAWKWFGGGNQLRDEIYAKHDLIAFDCFCIGPETSGWFRGEIKSLEEMRGMKMRFFGLGAKVMQKMGVSTQLLAAADIFPALERGVIDATEFSMPKMDIQLGFHKIAKFNYFPGWHQQVSCSEFLMNKKAYEALPDNYKAMIQVAAQAQVAYTYAETEAQQFQVMQEMKDKYSVQVKRWPDGTLAAFEKAWLEVIKEESANDPIFKKVADHYLDFRKKYAIWGESQVLKPTYQKE